From a region of the Triticum aestivum cultivar Chinese Spring chromosome 7D, IWGSC CS RefSeq v2.1, whole genome shotgun sequence genome:
- the LOC123167261 gene encoding pectate lyase: MEGFQWSRPVSLLLYAVFFLAAAAVSEANIGEFDEYWQRRQLEARARAEAAYHPNPIEVANSLNRAVHRAVREESGSRRKLLGLHKKFAGPCQATNPIDRCWRCRDDWATDRMRLARCAQGFGRHATGGLGGKIYIVTDGSDDDVLEPRPGTLRWAVIQNEPLWIIFARPMLIKLKEELLVGSNKTIDGRGGQLRIADGAQVTVQYAHNVIIHNIHVNDLIVGKGGRIRDSPQHAGFRTQSDGDGVSVFGSTDVWLDHLSLATCQDGLIDVIDQSTGVTISNCHLTNHNDVMLFGSSDSNPKDEIMQITVAFNHFGRGLVQRMPRCRWGFFHVVNNDYTHWLMYAIGGSKNPTIISQGNRYIAPPNLAAKLITKRLYAEEAEWKNWVWHSEGDLMLNDAVFADSGGPNQRKFEKDDLIPPKPGSYVTRLTRFAGCLPCKPGKPC; the protein is encoded by the exons ATGGAGGGGTTCCAGTGGAGCAGGCCCGTCTCCTTGCTCCTGTACGCCGTCTTCTtcctggcggcggcggccgtgTCGGAGGCCAACATCGGCGAGTTCGACGAGTACTGGCAGCGGCGCCAGCTGGAGGCCAGAGCCCGCGCGGAGGCCGCCTACCATCCCAACCCCATCGAGGTCGCCAACAGCTTGAACCGCGCCGTCCACAGAGCCGTTCGGGAGGAGAGTGGGTCGAGGAGGAAGTTGCTGGGACTGCACAAGAAGTTCGCCGGGCCGTGCCAGGCGACGAACCCGATCGACCGGTGCTGGCGGTGCCGCGACGACTGGGCGACGGACCGGATGCGTCTGGCGCGGTGCGCGCAGGGGTTCGGGAGGCACGCCACGGGCGGGCTGGGTGGGAAGATCTACATCGTCACGGACGGCAGCGACGACGACGTGCTGGAGCCGCGGCCGGGCACGCTCCGGTGGGCCGTGATCCAGAATGAGCCCCTGTGGATCATCTTCGCCAGGCCCATGCTgatcaagctcaaggaggagctgcTGGTCGGCAGCAACAAGACCATCGACGGCCGCGGCGGGCAGCTGCGCATCGCCGACGGCGCGCAGGTGACCGTGCAGTACGCGCACAACGTGATCATCCACAACATCCACGTGAACGACCTCATCGTGGGCAAGGGCGGCAGGATCCGGGACTCGCCGCAGCACGCCGGGTTCCGCACCCAGTCCGACGGCGACGGCGTGAGCGTCTTCGGCTCCACCGACGTGTGGCTCGACCACCTCTCCCTCGCCACCTGCCAGGACGGCCTCATCGACGTCATCGACCAGTCCACCGGCGTCACCATCTCCAACTGCCACCTCACCAACCACAACGACGTCATGCTCTTCGGCTCCAGCGACAGCAACCCCAAGGACGAGATCATGCAGATCACCGTCGCCTTCAACCACTTCGGAAGAGGCCTCGTGCAGAGAATGCCaag GTGCCGATGGGGATTCTTCCACGTGGTGAACAACGACTACACCCACTGGCTCATGTACGCCATCGGCGGCAGCAAGAACCCGACCATCATCAGCCAGGGGAACCGCTACATCGCGCCGCCGAACCTGGCGGCGAAGCTGATCACGAAGCGGCTGtacgcggaggaggcggagtggaAGAACTGGGTGTGGCACTCGGAGGGGGACCTGATGCTCAACGACGCCGTCTTCGCCGACAGCGGCGGCCCCAACCAGAGGAAGTTCGAGAAGGATGACCTCATCCCGCCCAAGCCGGGATCGTACGTCACCAGGCTCACGCGCTTCGCCGGCTGCTTGCCGTGCAAGCCCGGCAAGCCCTGCTAA